A stretch of the Balearica regulorum gibbericeps isolate bBalReg1 chromosome 25, bBalReg1.pri, whole genome shotgun sequence genome encodes the following:
- the SLC16A1 gene encoding monocarboxylate transporter 1, whose amino-acid sequence MPPAIGGPVGYTPPEGGWGWAVVIGAFISIGFSYAFPKSITVFFKEIEVIFNASSSKVSWISSIMLAVMYAGGPISSILVNKYGSRPIMIAGGCLSGCGLIAASFCNTVEELYFCVGVVGGLGLAFNLNPALTMIGKYFFKKRPLANGLAMAGSPVFLSTLAPVNQLFFGIFGWRGSFLILGGLLLNCCVAGSLMRPIGPKPDQLKKEANKEVLQEAGKVVKKDDGDTSTDLIGGKAKKQKSTFFQTINKFLDLSLFTHRGFLLYLSGNVIMFFGLFTPLVFLSNYAKSKKIANESAAFLLSILAFVDMVARPSMGLVANTKWIRPRVQYFFAISVIYNGVCHLLAPMSTTYAGFCIYAGFFGFAFGWLSSVLFETLMDLVGAQRFSSAVGLVTIVECCPVLLGPPLLGKLNDMYGDYKYTYWACGIILIVSGIYLFIGMGINYRLVAKEQKAEEKARNEGKEEETNVDEAEKQKEANNDVAPSPQKSAEDGVKEEESHM is encoded by the exons ATGCCACCGGCCATCGGAGGCCCTGTGGGATATACTCCTCCTGAAGGAGGATGGGGATGGGCCGTGGTCATCGGAGCCTTCATCTCCATTGGGTTTTCCTATGCCTTCCCCAAATCCATCACCGTGTTCTTCAAAGAGATTGAGGTCATCTTCAATGCATCCAGCAGCAAAGTCTCATGGATTTCCTCCATCATGCTGGCTGTTATGTATGCAGGAG GTCCCATCAGCAGCATCCTGGTGAACAAATACGGCAGCCGACCCATCATGATTGCTGGCGGCTGCCTCTCCGGCTGCGGGTTGATTGCAGCCTCTTTCTGCAACACAGTGGAGGAGCTGTACTTCTGCGTGGGGGTCGTAGGGG GTCTTGGACTTGCGTTTAACTTGAACCCAGCCTTAACTATGATCGGCAAGTACTTTTTTAAGAAGCGTCCCCTGGCTAACGGGCTGGCGATGGCGGGCAGCCCCGTGTTCCTCTCCACCTTGGCACCTGTGAACCAGCTCTTCTTTGGCATATTTGGCTGGCGCGGCAGCTTCCTCATCCTCGGCGGTCTCCTGCTGAACTGCTGTGTTGCCGGATCCCTGATGCGGCCCATAGGCCCCAAGCCAGatcagctgaagaaagaagCCAATAaggaggtgctgcaggaagCCGGGAAGGTGGTGAAAAAGGACGATGGTGACACTAGCACAGACCTCATTGGCGGGAAGGCCAAGAAACAGAAGAGCACATTTTTCCAGACGATCAACAAGTTCTTAGACTTGTCCCTGTTCACGCACAGGGGCTTCCTGCTCTATCTGTCAGGCAATGTGATCATGTTCTTTGGGCTGTTCACTCCTTTGGTCTTCCTCAGCAATTACGCAAAGAGCAAGAAGATTGCTAATGAGTCTGCAGCCTTCCTGCTCTCCATCCTGGCCTTTGTAGACATGGTGGCCAGACCTTCCATGGGACTGGTGGCAAACACCAAGTGGATCAGACCCAGAGTCCAGTATTTCTTTGCCATCTCTGTGATTTACAATGGGGTGTGCCACCTCTTGGCCCCCATGTCTACCACCTACGCTGGCTTCTGCATTTATGCTGGCTTCTTTGGCTTTGCCTTTGGCTGGCTGAGCTCGGTCCTGTTTGAGACCCTGATGGACCTGGTAGGAGCACAGCGGTTCTCCAGCGCCGTTGGCCTCGTGACCATCGTGGAGTGCTGCCCGGTGCTTCTGGGACCCCCTCTGCTAG GGAAGCTCAACGACATGTACGGTGACTACAAGTACACGTACTGGGCCTGCGGGATCATCCTCATTGTCTCTGGGATCTACCTCTTCATCGGGATGGGCATCAACTACCGCCTGGTGGCAAAGgagcagaaggcagaggagaaggcaaggaacgaagggaaggaagaggagaccAACGTGGATGaggctgagaagcagaaagaggcAAACAACGACGTGGCCCCCTCGCCTCAGAAGAGCGCGGAGGATGGTGTCAAAGAGGAGGAGAGCCACATGTGA